Proteins encoded within one genomic window of Apis mellifera strain DH4 linkage group LG1, Amel_HAv3.1, whole genome shotgun sequence:
- the LOC724634 gene encoding golgin subfamily B member 1 isoform X6, which produces MWSASEEPPGTMEGDAPESMLHAKEKCEQNKSQLESLKEIMLKNKQSLKKKEEEVQEYARRLSKIKSRAKLSRRNREGNLPSKDIARISETALTDTPEENIDDISQAKTAKAKSTLLQKKLAENRKAFEQRNKEISETKRAVEEKVEAIRQQLEEKDVTVMAFQKDQISITAVKPVMITSDIMSPIQIESIQEKESKITELNNKILELEATIMDLQENLKEKDSVIESKTKAVTLMSADLSKRGKTTLDTLEDTKDEMRTMQEHFVLLETSLKNKNENLLMQLQERDDKIVELEDSVDRFRKQINEQKLSETASVDFSRSTMDTLVETKEAMKSMQENFVLMESSLKAKNDNLLEQLKDYELKLAEANERVFKLESGIGIVRDPTVDELQFKLEKLEHNNKQLQDEKYELQKSVAELQDKIVNISMHGNGAIVEKDNRIIELENLVEELKQSNKFLEEESKAELQKQVADLTLKNEEYSNKITDLENFVHKLEEEKNEIAAKLPEEGIIKEDEKVAKLTKELEELNKNMIKIKAKHKSKIKSLQQQLENFKKISDTNAELVRLGNQVALLEEEKGNLQLSLVDFDELKELHMAKQEISSLEAENAESENLRVTAEIKVVDLEEQLEAIHRMQNESKLESSSEVNSAELIKQVETLTQENTELYNRISKFEEKGTSDTGSTESFEAIQELDKTDLLKKIEDLTQKNNELTLKLNKLQEKENADSIESMNNIDKNELLKKIDQLTQENTDLTMKLSRVEEKGSSDTGSTESFERIPENNESMTKIELLTQENSELVIKLTKLEEQLEYIESKSDIDLKLKIDTLEQENDNQSIELSKLKIQLMDFIEENNRLHKEIEMLSINNTDLTIEPHKLEIETKQSEESEISKRDVDFKTQVNILMEEKDLLQKEVKELRNSLEQWHEKNQDLQINDLRTKIEELLRENEEVVTKMSELKTSNQKLEENVIKITQEKEELNLKLNQMLDSNNETLKLTEKLDKLNLEKQNIQEKKQLDEQIDIPLEKSDQELLKTPQLDEPLSQQTESTIVASLEQEIEKCKNLIAEQTGLIEEMKIKLVNKEKELEEKSQQIVDCERSGKKVETLENELREMFSTIEEWRYKCNEMEEKMEKLEVGKASIEEKFRILQNENKILLEENKEKDAETVLLKKQLQDTTVTFESKLERQISIISEKENEIIRLKETIEEKDQELQAKYTELQNKMITIDSLQDEFNNCKMLIQEKDTSITSMTNEVANLNNLVKSKEEEIYSLRKNITELSDKLEQSIPVKDYNDLMEKLKDKNMIVDELECRINATTKENSNLSEKVKNLSQQNNDIQNQLTEKQRELVDLITTKDHLEAEIVETKDEKGEVERRVWELQTIIDNNTKFVNDLQTELRSNYKQMEQLKSKHAEDAQLQNQRLETVIEELTAKMRECEILKEELEQKERLIGRNVTEEAKVALESKVADLEKRLKDSEEKVQLQLEKMKKIAANLKKKTAVCQELETRVAELEEKWTTEKDEKEAKNKQIQDVEITIREKDNRIADLEEKLAQSRNESSQASKNIERLTTDSSNLKEKMTSLTQQIAEMEEEIVKLRVDLESSTTDLTLEKESRQLVSSEYESYRRQVVQENERRQLELDEMKEKARELSVRMQVMEAEYVEHLTLINDLKAENGLLLSKQAHINEKLETVEKESEERRLLLEQLEKARVAINTRAEATQTQGEEEMANEDEEKTSGALQHCTHCEQCQTLVQALEAKLQEREAEIENLDNELANSIGNFVQMRESLRFNDLMNQTGMRNRTLEDPYNDLLFQYNSLASSHEEVKVNLEKASRENEELRGTVDQLRVTNDTFQERITTLENVDALNSDLVKKWEERERELLNARQELEIVQRRGDELERRLNAQAESLKSVEARREAAEKSLRDTKESLEREIESLRMDKDSSERKMKDLETELDAWRSRESFDAPPRDNAPQLFDASRIFGSAPSPLDSEPLADREEVKRLRSLLEEREAQCSNLTQEVYQLQGTLSEERRLIEGLKASQKELSTNLEMAERSVAEKEKQVDSLDAELRNSTIRMEDELRESLSAKDEQLKELNAKLDSVKETLEEALVERDRQHSLLRSYESQINDLEMELRNSTDLDALQDLEKRVLSLTKERDLLQLQVNDLTRSMEELKDSINRGRNSEMEKVGRERDEARETIASLSRALEEARERQSDKATVTDDTSTKESLERRASKIEERSVSLDVGEMEKINVDEEIWGWNTEDAQLDSEQAMASTILIPNTEIQLRAKVDDLQDQVKDLERERARMGEENKAAQLRNAKMLKKLKEYKAQAESLQQQLKIQKTAADFYGLDSAIEEELKSQIGKLEKNLNEVKEERRNTVAEKEALMKRLDVVVSANERYMEMKERQDMDMEVLRIRNKELSDKVEILDKRLQDSTFRLVEDDTSSEQKVATQEQASSGREKRSLPKEADLESLSKRYKEEMDDLKDEMEALATENEQLQHFLEEQKIKLSALESKRSAEEDESIQIVDDLNGKISELQAVLSKSREEYDLLRKQYEQSLMDANDQVTAMRQNADYLKEEAFERTAKLEMEIVDLRQQLEASELNVTELRKGLEDALREKSSVEERLTDLTASTEKQVSSLNASMLEVTDLLNTRIQEVADLRQELQKQYVEHEEAKTRLQSTVKESNRELDEKRQEMEDLRRSFAEREKEFVERQSVETVSALVSQATQELMQRHAIEIEERDKHVRNLNERLSALEATANECLLEKRNNVVQLDARIQELELLRRDLMEKESSLASVREGFASMEKQLAQRELELSEREETIRKLSLENQRCVETVEELRKRLNESATISANVNEYTLRVQTLEREVENMRSLLDEKEAILRKNVEEATEYREIIEKSRIELSELRMEVQKVEDLKNELLEKEERVNSLNSELEATRKALEETRQNLNEKMSLLDHSNRLLNERQMEIDRLSSLQQDRRSSANMIDGLPVFRMGNGEQNLQHTIDNMQVELERKQEEIEHLKYILNENTYPGIIQEMQQRINCLYNEKAELESSLEVINARAEEKEKQIHALEQRIETQSQEFVSKEELHSRDRRSIQEQEQIVRLQNELYAKEQEINELKYIVAEKESQLSVQASMEPQSDEFELREMVQRLTAELYGKEEEVKHTKLTIVELQREVSRLQEFERFSEQTREAVQKLNAEKEQIRLEGEEFLERRLKEKEMEIDEIKRNLAMENQKILDELSFNNRDIESLKSQLTELSTTEQRTKDELRRREEDLLRVNSDLAEKERRLAELSITKDAELHNLKIQISEKDARIEELVSLYEEGEKRFTELKNTLSAREIEINSLKTLLEDKVKEYQLIQNVLKKDVSVLDTSTSTTNPNTETSDDKSKTSTSQELDLALYMLHQRDVRCEELTHELMQLLEERDTLQLRLSNAIRVNEDLRKGTLTNVDLSPKMEPSTSGGTVEPIVEHPSPSKSEGPVEIAKEAIDAPIGENKEILAQNFPFRLSQLQTVSHSKDVRLRDERELRHTQQMSLLAHKDVLSTLPPEAAARLVNANYTLSRDVQSQSSVLLNWLWGKSTPKVVHM; this is translated from the exons ATGTGGAGTGCATCAGAAGAACCACCAGGAACAATGGAAGGAGATGCACCTGAATCTATGCTACATGCTAAAGAAAAATgtgaacaaaataaaagtcAGTTGGaatctttgaaagaaattatgttgaaaaataaacaaagtttaaaaaagaaagaagaggaagttcag gaaTATGCAAGAAgactttctaaaattaaatctagagCTAAGTTATCACGTCGAAATAGAGAAGGAAATTTGCCTTCTAAAGATATAGCTCGTATATCTGAGACTGCTTTAACAGATACAcctgaagaaaatattgatgatattAGTCAAGCAAAAACTGCAAAAGCAAAGTCTACTTTACTCCAAAAAAAGCTAGCAGAGAATAGAAAGGCTTTTGAACAacgtaataaagaaataagtgAAACTAAACgagcagttgaagaaaaagtAGAAGCTATTAGGCaacaattagaagaaaaagatgtgACAGTAATGGCTTTTCAAAAGGATCAAATATCTATTACAGCTGTAAAACCAGTCATGATTACTTCTGAT atCATGTCACCAATTCAAATAGAAAGtattcaagaaaaagaaagtaaaattacagaacttaataataaaattttggagCTTGAAGCTACAATTATGGATCTTCAAGAaaacttaaaagaaaaagattctgTTATTGAATCTAAGACAAAGGCAGTTACCCTTATGTCTGCAGATCTTTCAAAAAGGGGTAAAACGACGTTAGACACTCTAGAAGATACGAAAGACGAAATGCGAACAATGCAAGAACATTTCGTACTTTTAGAgacatctttgaaaaataaaaacgaaaatctCTTAATGCAATTGCAAGAAAGAGATGATAAAATTGTAGAACTAGAAGATTCAGTTGACCG atttagaaaacAGATTAATGAGCAAAAATTATCTGAGACTGCCAGTGTCGATTTTTCTCGTTCTACCATGGATACTTTGGTAGAAACTAAAGAAGCTATGAAATCAAtgcaagaaaattttgtacTCATGGAATCTTCACTTAAAGCGAAAAACGACAATTTGCTGGaacaattaaaagattatgaattaaaattagcaGAAGCTAATGAACGAGTGTTTAAACTCGAATCTGGTATAGGAATAGTCAGAGATCCAACTGTTGATGAGTTGCaattcaaattagaaaaattggaacataataataaacaattgcaagatgaaaaatatgaattacaaaaaagCGTTGCAGAATTAcaagataaaattgtaaatatatctatGCATGGTAATGGTGCAATagtagaaaaagataatagaataattgaaCTTGAAAATTTAGTAGAAGAGTTAAaacaatctaataaatttcttgaagAAGAATCTAAAGCAGAATTACAAAAACAAGTAGCagatttaactttaaaaaatgaagagtattcaaataaaataactgaTCTTGAAAACTTTGTTCATAaacttgaagaagaaaaaaatgaaattgcggCGAAGTTACCAGAAGAGGGTATTattaaagaagatgaaaaagtGGCAAAACTTACTAAggaattagaagaattaaataaaaatatgatcaaaattaaagcaaaacataaaagtaaaataaaaagtttacaacaacagttggaaaattttaaaaag ATATCTGATACAAATGCGGAACTTGTCAGGTTGGGGAATCAAGTGGCATTAttagaggaggagaaaggtaACCTTCAGCTGAGTCTGGTAGACTTTGACGAGCTTAAAG AGCTTCATATGGCGAAACAAGAAATCTCGTCTTTAGAAGCGGAAAATGCAGAATCTGAGAATCTTAGAGTAACTGCAGAAATAAAAGTCGTTGATCTTGAAGAACAATTAGAAGCTATTCATAGAATGCaaaatgaaagtaaattaGAATCTTCATCAGAGGTTAATTCTGCAGAGTTAATTAAACAAGTGGAAACTTTAACGCAAGAAAAtactgaattatataatagaatatcgaaatttgaagaaaaaggaacATCTGATACCGGATCTACTGAATCATTTGAAGCTATACAAGAATTAGATAAAACtgatttgttgaaaaaaatcgaagatttaacacagaaaaataacgaattaactcttaaattgaataaacttcaagaaaaagaaaatgctgATTCCATCGAATCTATGAataacattgataaaaatgaattattaaagaaaattgatcaattaacACAAGAAAATACTGATTTAACAATGAAATTGAGTAGAGTGGAAGAAAAAGGATCCTCAGATACGGGTTCGACAGAATCTTTTGAACGAATACCAGAAAATAATGAGAGTATGACAAAAATTGAGCTTCTTACACAAGAAAATAGCGAACTTGTAATTAAACTTACAAAACTTGAGGaacaattagaatatatagaatctaAATCAGATATTGATTTGAAGTTAAAGATTGATACTTTGGAGCaagaaaatgataatcaatctatagaattatcaaaacttaaaattcaattaatggatttcattgaagaaaataatagattgcataaagaaattgaaatgttaTCTATAAACAATACTGATTTAACTATTGAGCcacataaattagaaattgaaactAAACAATCAGAAGAGTCTGAAATATCGAAAAGGGATGTTGATTTTAAAACACAAGTTAACATATTAATGGAAGAGAAAGatcttttacaaaaagaagtaaaagaaTTACGTAATTCATTGGAACAGTGGCACGAGAAAAATCAGGATCTTCAAATCAATGATTTGAGAactaaaatagaagaattgtTGAGAGAAAACGAAGAAGTAGTTACGAAAATGTCAGAACTTAAAACCTCTAatcaaaaattagaagaaaatgtgataaaaattacacaagaaaaagaagaattaaatttaaaacttaatcaAATGTTGGATTCTAATAACGAGACTTTAAAACTTAccgaaaaattagataaattgaaTCTTGAAAAGCAGAATATTCAGGAGAAAAAACAACTCGATGAACAAATTGATATTCCTTTAGAAAAATCTGATCAAGAATTACTTAAAACACCACAATTAGATGAACCTTTATCACAGCAAACAGAATCGACGATCGTTGCTTCTTTGGAACAGGagatagaaaaatgtaaaaatttgatcgCAGAACAAACAGGTCTGatcgaagaaatgaaaataaaattagtaaacAAGGAAAAGGAATTAGAAGAGAAAAGTCAACAGATTGTGGATTGTGAAAGATCTGGAAAGAAAGTTGAAACTTTGGAAAATGAATTGAGAGAAATGTTTAGTACTATAGAAGAATGGAGATACAAGTGCaatgaaatggaagaaaaaatggagaaattgGAAGTGGGAAAAGCTTCGATCGAGgagaaatttagaatattgcaaaacgagaataaaatattattggaagaaaataaagagaaagacgCGGAAACTGTATTACTGAAAAAACAATTGCAGGATACAACGGTGACATTTGAATCAAAGCTTGAAAgacaaatttcaataatatctgaaaaagaaaatgaaattatcagaTTGAAAGAAACTATCGAGGAGAAAGATCAAGAATTACAGGCGAAATATACGGAActccaaaataaaatgattacgaTAGACAGTTTGCAAGATGAATTTAACAATTGTAAAATGTTAATCCAAGAGAAGGATACTTCAATAACATCGATGACCAACGAAGTTGCAAATCTCAACAATCTAGTAAAAAGcaaagaggaagaaatatattctttgagGAAAAATATTACCGAATTGAGTGATAAACTGGAACAGTCGATACCTGTGAAAGATTATAACGATttgatggaaaaattgaaggataaaaatatgattgtcGACGAGTTAGAGTGCAGAATTAATGCGACCACGAAAGAAAACAGTAATTTATccgaaaaagtgaaaaatttgtcGCAGCAAAATAAcgatattcaaaatcaattaacGGAGAAGCAACGGGAACTCGTTGATTTAATAACAACGAAAGATCACTTAGAAGCTGAAATTGTTGAAACGAAAGACGAGAAAGGTGAAGTTGAAAGGCGGGTCTGGGAATTACAGACCATTATAGACAACAACACAAAGTTTGTCAATGATCTGCAAACGGAATTGAGGAGCAATTATAAGCAGATGGAACAGTTAAAATCGAAGCACGCGGAGGACGCCCAACTGCAAAACCAGAGACTCGAAACCGTGATCGAGGAATTGACCGCGAAAATGCGGGAATGCGAGATATTGAAGGAGGAATTGgaacagaaagagagattaaTCGGGCGCAACGTGACCGAGGAAGCGAAGGTTGCTCTGGAATCCAAGGTTGCCGATTTGGAGAAGAGGTTGAAAGATTCCGAGGAGAAGGTGCAGTTGCAATTGgaaaagatgaagaagataGCGGCCAATCTGAAGAAGAAAACTGCCGTGTGCCAGGAGCTCGAGACCAGGGTGGCCGAGCTCGAAGAGAAATGGACGACCGAAAAGGACGAGAAAGAGGCGAAGAACAAGCAGATCCAAGACGTGGAGATAACGATCCGCGAGAAAGACAATAGGATAGCCGATCTCGAGGAGAAGCTAGCCCAATCTAGAAACGAGTCCTCCCAAGCGTCCAAGAATATAGAGAGGTTGACCACGGATTCGTCCAACTTGAAGGAGAAGATGACCTCGCTCACCCAACAAATCGCAGAGATGGAGGAGGAGATTGTCAAGTTGAGGGTGGACCTCGAGTCTTCCACGACAGATCTCACATTGGAGAAGGAAAGTAGGCAGCTTGTATCGTCGGAGTACGAATCTTACAGGCGGCAAGTTGTCCAGGAGAACGAGCGCAGGCAGTTGGAATTGGACGAGATGAAGGAGAAGGCCAGGGAGCTTAGCGTGAGGATGCAAGTTATGGAGGCTGAGTACGTGGAGCACCTTACCTTGATCAACGATCTCAAGGCAGAGAACGGCCTCCTGTTGTCCAAGCAAGCGCATATAAACGAGAAACTGGAGACGGTCGAGAAAGAATCGGAGGAGAGACGATTGTTGCTCGAGCAGTTGGAGAAAGCGAGGGTGGCCATCAACACCCGGGCGGAGGCCACTCAGACccaaggagaggaggagatggCGAACGAGGACGAGGAGAAAACGAGCGGAGCTCTGCAACACTGCACCCATTGCGAGCAATGCCAGACATTGGTCCAAGCGTTGGAAGCTAAGTTGCAAGAGAGGGAGGCCGAGATAGAGAATTTGGACAACGAGTTGGCCAACTCGATTGGCAATTTTGTTCAGATGAGGGAGTCCTTAAGGTTCAACGATCTGATGAATCAGACAGGTATGAGGAACAGGACGCTGGAGGATCCGTACAACGATCTTTTGTTCCAGTACAACTCGTTGGCGTCGAGTCACGAGGAGGTGAAGGTGAATTTGGAGAAAGCATCGAGGGAGAACGAGGAATTGAGGGGGACGGTTGACCAATTGCGTGTCACCAACGACACGTTCCAAGAGAGGATAACGACGTTGGAAAACGTGGACGCGTTGAATTCTGACCTGGTTAAGAAGTGGGAGGAACGGGAGCGAGAGTTGTTGAACGCTCGGCAGGAGTTGGAAATTGTTCAGAGGCGCGGGGACGAGTTGGAACGGCGTTTGAACGCCCAGGCGGAGTCTCTTAAATCCGTGGAGGCGCGGAGAGAGGCGGCGGAGAAATCGTTGCGAGATACGAAGGAGAGTTTGGAACGGGAGATCGAGTCTCTGAGAATGGACAAGGACTCGAGCGAGAGGAAGATGAAAGATCTGGAGACGGAGTTGGACGCGTGGAGGAGCAGGGAGAGCTTCGATGCACCTCCTCGGGACAACGCCCCCCAGTTGTTCGACGCCTCGAGAATCTTCGGCAGCGCGCCATCCCCGCTCGATTCCGAGCCTCTGGCCGACAGGGAGGAGGTGAAGAGATTGCGCTCCTTGCTGGAGGAGAGGGAGGCGCAATGCTCGAATCTGACCCAGGAGGTGTATCAGTTGCAGGGGACGTTGAGCGAGGAGAGGAGACTGATCGAGGGGTTGAAAGCCTCGCAAAAGGAACTGAGCACCAATTTGGAGATGGCGGAACGATCGGTGGCCGAGAAGGAGAAACAAGTCGACTCGTTGGACGCCGAGTTGCGTAACTCGACCATTCGAATGGAGGATGAGCTGAGGGAGTCGTTGTCGGCCAAGGACGAGCAATTGAAGGAGTTAAACGCGAAATTGGATTCCGTGAAAGAGACGTTGGAGGAGGCGCTCGTTGAACGCGATCGGCAACACTCCCTCCTACGATCCTACGAATCGCAGATAAACGATCTGGAGATGGAATTGAGAAATTCCACCGACCTCGACGCGCTGCAGGATCTGGAGAAGCGTGTCCTTTCGCTCACGAAGGAGAGGGATTTGCTTCAGTTGCAGGTGAACGATTTGACAAGATCCATGGAGGAGTTGAAGGACTCGATCAACCGTGGGCGAAACTCGGAGATGGAGAAGGTTGGCCGAGAAAGGGACGAGGCTAGAGAAACTATAGCGAGTCTTAGCCGAGCGTTGGAGGAGGCCCGCGAACGGCAATCTGACAAAGCTACCGTTACAGATGACACGTCGACGAAGGAATCATTGGAGCGACGAGCCTCGAAAATCGAGGAGAGGAGCGTTTCTTTGGACGTTGGGGAAATGGAGAAAATTAACGTGGACGAGGAGATATGGGGTTGGAACACGGAGGACGCCCAATTGGACAGCGAACAAGCGATGGCGTCCACGATCTTGATCCCCAATACGGAGATTCAGTTGCGAGCCAAGGTGGATGATCTCCAGGATCAGGTCAAGGATttggagagggagagggcgAGGATGGGGGAGGAGAATAAGGCAGCTCAACTGAGGAACGCGAAAATGTTGAAGAAATTGAAGGAGTACAAGGCGCAGGCGGAGAGTCTGCAACAGCAATTGAAGATACAGAAAACGGCGGCCGATTTTTACGGATTGGACTCGGCCATCGAGGAGGAGTTGAAGTCGCAGATAGGCAAGTTGGAGAAGAATTTGAACGAGGttaaggaggagaggaggaacaCGGTTGCCGAGAAGGAGGCGCTGATGAAACGGTTGGACGTTGTCGTCTCGGCGAACGAGAGATACATGGAGATGAAAGAGAGGCAGGACATGGACATGGAGGTACTGCGCATTCGAAACAAAGAATTGTCCGACAAGGTAGAAATTCTCGACAAACGTTTGCAGGATTCGACTTTTCGCCTCGTCGAGGATGATACCTCCAGTGAACAAAAAGTGGCCACGCAAGAACAAGCTTCCTCCGGCAGAGAGAAACGTTCCCTGCCCAAAGAGGCGGATCTCGAGAGTTTGTCGAAGAGGTACAAGGAGGAGATGGACGATCTCAAGGACGAGATGGAGGCGCTCGCGACCGAGAACGAGCAGCTGCAACACTTTCTAGAGGAGCAAAAGATTAAACTGTCCGCCCTAGAGTCGAAACGTAGCGCCGAGGAGGACGAGTCCATCCAGATAGTGGACGACTTGAACGGGAAAATTTCTGAATTGCAGGCGGTGTTGAGCAAATCTAGGGAGGAGTACGATCTGTTGAGGAAACAGTACGAGCAGAGCTTGATGGACGCTAACGATCAGGTGACAGCGATGAGGCAGAACGCGGATTACTTGAAAGAGGAGGCGTTCGAGAGGACGGCCAAACTGGAGATGGAGATAGTCGATTTGCGCCAACAGCTCGAAGCTTCGGAATTGAACGTCACGGAGTTGCGGAAGGGTTTGGAGGACGCTTTGAGGGAGAAGTCGAGCGTGGAGGAAAGATTGACGGATTTAACGGCGTCCACCGAGAAGCAAGTTTCTTCCTTGAACGCTTCCATGCTGGAGGTGACGGATCTCTTGAACACGAGGATCCAGGAGGTGGCGGATCTGAGGCAAGAGCTTCAAAAGCAGTACGTGGAGCACGAGGAGGCGAAAACGAGGTTGCAGAGTACTGTGAAAGAGTCGAATCGAGAATTGGACGAGAAGAGGCAAGAGATGGAGGATTTGAGGAGATCGTTCGccgagagggagaaggaattCGTCGAACGGCAGAGCGTGGAAACGGTGAGCGCCCTCGTGAGCCAGGCCACTCAGGAATTGATGCAGAGGCACGCGATAGAAATCGAGGAGAGGGATAAACACGTGCGAAATCTTAACGAGAGATTGTCCGCGTTAGAAGCAACTGCGAACGAGTGTTTGCTCGAGAAACGGAACAACGTTGTTCAACTCGACGCAAGAATACAAGAATTGGAACTTTTGAGACGGGATTTGATGGAAAAGGAGTCGAGTTTGGCGTCTGTTCGAGAGGGATTCGCGTCGATGGAGAAACAATTGGCCCAGAGAGAGTTGGAGTTGTCAGAAAGGGAGGAAACGATTCGGAAATTGTCACTCGAGAATCAAAGATGCGTGGAAACTGTGGAGGAGCTGCGTAAACGTTTGAACGAGTCTGCAACGATCTCTGCCAATGTGAACGAGTATACGTTGCGTGTTCAGACTTTGGAACGGGAAGTGGAAAACATGAGATCACTGCTAGACGAGAAAGAGGCTATCTTGCGAAAGAACGTGGAGGAGGCGACAGAGTATAGAGagattatagaaaaaagtaGAATCGAATTGAGCGAACTTCGTATGGAGGTGCAGAAGGTGGAAGATTTGAAGAATGAACTGTTGGAGAAGGAGGAGCGAGTGAACAGTTTGAACTCGGAATTGGAAGCAACCCGTAAAGCTTTGGAGGAAACCAGGCAAAACTTGAACGAGAAGATGTCCCTTCTAGATCACAGTAATCGGTTGTTGAACGAAAGGCAAATGGAAATTGATAGATTGTCGAGTTTGCAACAGGATAGACGTAGCTCTGCCAACATGATAGACGGTTTACCCGTGTTCAGAATGGGCAACGGGGAGCAAAATTTACAGCATACCATAGACAATATGCAGGTTGAACTTGAGAGGAAGCAAGAGGAGATCGagcatttgaaatatattctgaaCGAGAACACGTATCCGGGTATAATTCAAGAGATGCAGCAAAGGATCAATTGTCTGTACAATGAGAAGGCGGAGTTGGAATCGTCATTGGAGGTAATCAATGCAAGAGCCGAGGAAAAGGAGAAGCAAATCCATGCTTTGGAGCAAAGGATCGAGACACAGAGCCAGGAATTCGTCTCCAAAGAGGAGCTTCATTCCAGGGATCGAAGATCGATCCAGGAACAGGAACAAATTGTCAGGCTTCAGAACGAGTTGTACGCCAAGGAGCAAGAGATTAACGAACTCAAGTACATAGTAGCTGAAAAAGAGTCTCAGTTGTCCGTCCAGGCAAGCATGGAGCCTCAATCGGATGAATTTGAATTACGCGAGATGGTTCAAAGATTAACTGCTGAATTATACGGTAAGGAAGAGGAAGTTAAACATACGAAACTAACTATTGTCGAATTGCAGAGGGAAGTATCTCGCTTGCAAGAGTTTGAAAGATTTTCCGAGCAGACTAGAGAGGCTGTACAAAAGCTCAACGCGGAGAAGGAGCAGATTCGTTTGGAGGGTGAGGAATTTTTGGAGAGGAGgttgaaagagaaggaaatggAAATCGATGAGATAAAGCGAAACTTAGCTATGGAGAATCAAAAAATCTTGGACGAGTTGTCGTTCAACAATAGAGACATTGAAAGTCTGAAGAGTCAGCTGACGGAGTTGTCCACGACTGAGCAAAGAACCAAAGATGAATTACGTCGGAGGGAGGAGGATCTGTTGCGGGTAAATTCTGATTTGGCGGAGAAGGAACGAAGATTGGCCGAACTGAGTATTACCAAAGACGCGGAGCTTCACAATTTGAAGATACAAATTTCTGAGAAGGACGCGCGCATAGAGGAACTCGTATCGTTGTacgaggagggagagaaacgGTTTACCGAATTGAAGAATACTTTGTCGGCCAGAGAGATCGAAATCAATTCGTTGAAGACACTTTTAGAGGACAAAGTAAAGGAATATCAATTGATAcaaaacgttttaaaaaaagacgTATCCGTTCTGGATACTTCAACTAGTACAACCAACCCAAATACGGAAACCTCTGATGACAAGAGTAAAACGTCAACGTCGCAGGAATTAGATCTTGCGTTGTACATGCTTCATCAAAGAGACGTAAGATGCGAGGAATTGACGCACGAATTGATGCAGTTACTCGAGGAACGCGATACGTTGCAATTACGCCTCTCTAACGCGATCAGAGTTAATGAAGACTTGAGGAAAGGTACTTTAACGAATGTAGACCTCAGCCCGAAAATGGAGCCATCCACTTCTGGAGGCACCGTGGAACCAATTGTGGAACATCCTTCACCATCCAAGTCTGAGGGACCAGTCGAGATAGCCAAAGAAGCTATTGACGCACCGATTGGGGAAAACAAGGAAATCCTTGCCCAAAA TTTTCCCTTCAGGCTGTCACAACTGCAAACGGTGAGCCATTCAAAAGATGTGCGATTGAGGGATGAACGAGAGTTGAGACACACACAACAAATGTCTTTACTAGCACACAAAGACGTTTTAAGTACTTTACCCCCTGAAGCAGCTGCCAGACTCGTCAATGCAAATTACACACTCT CTAGGGATGTCCAGAGTCAATCGAGTGTTTTGTTAAATTGGCTATGGGGAAAAAg TACGCCAAAAGTGGTACATATGTGA